The nucleotide window TTAGTTTCCTAAATATGTTTATTAAAATTAATTCATCTCTTGTAGATTTAGAATTATAAAGCCCCATTATTATAAGGGATATCATTCTATTTAGAACATTTGGAGGCATTTTTTTTTCTGCTAAAATTGTGTTCTTTTCTTTATTTATTGCATATAAAATCCTATCCACCAACTCTTTAGCCGTTATTGGAAATTTTTCATTAGCTTCGAATTTCACCACATCGCCTTTTAATAACCAATCAGTAGTAACTCCAAATTCTTCACTAGTTGAAATAATTGTTTCGATGGATGGCTTATACTTTCCTTTCTCTATGTCACTCAAAGTACCCTGTGAAATACCAATAGATTTGGCAAATTCGACTTGTTTCATTCCAATAGATTTTCTTAAGCTTTGGAACCTTTCTCCAATGGACATTTTTTTATCCCTCCTTAAAAAAAATGGTTAAAAATTTAAAAATAGAGTATACTGAATATCGGTATACGGATATCCGCATGCCGATATTTGTATTAGCAAATTATTTAATGGTTTAAAATTTATCAATCCATTAAGTAGATTATACGGAAAAAATGAAGAATTGGCGAAAAGTAGAAAATATATATCGGTTTCAATTTATGGATAATGAACACTTTCTAGCTATCTGGAAAGACTTTCGTTTAAAGATTAAACCAGAAAAACCCTAACATTTAGCAAAGAAGTTAGGGTGGAAAAAGTAAATCAGTGCGAATCTGAAACAAGGAGAATATGTAATGGCTAAAAGAAAAAGAAATAATTCAACTGAGGAGAAAATTAAAAGATGGATCAAGGAAGGGAGGGGGCAGGGAGAAGGAATTGATTACAAACCCTGGTTGAAAATTCAAGATGTTCCCTCAAAAGGATATTCAACGAGAGATAGAGGATGGAAGACGAAACGTATTCATCATTTTCTTTCTGATTTAGAATTGAATTATTTTTACACTCTTGAGTGGTCATCAAATGTAGTAGAAATTAGAGAACAATATCCGTTGCTTCCATTGGAAAAGACTCTTGCAATAGCAGAAGAATTGGGAGTTGAACATCCAAGAGAGAGTGGAGCAAACGGACCTTTTAAAGTTATAACATCTGATTTCTTTATAGTCCTAAGAACAGAAAGTGGAATAAAAACTTGCATACGTACAATTAAGCCTGTTGATCATCTAGATGTAAGAGAACTTGAAAAATTTGATATAGAAAAAAGGTTCTATAAGGACCTGGGTATAGAGGATTGGAAGTTAGTTACAGATCAAAATATACCTTCTAACTTTATTAAGAATATGGACTGGTTCTATGATTGTAAAACTATTGATAATAGACCGAACATAAACATGGAACTAATTAATTCAGTAGCACCTGTATTATATAAGGCAGTCAAAACTGAAAACCTAGGATTATCAACTCTTTCCTTAAAATATGATGACTTATTTGGGCTCAATCAAGGCTCATGTCTTTTTATTGTTAAGTACCTACTTGCAAACAAAATCTGGGAAACGAATATAAATGCAATTATTAATCCATCTAAGCCATTGGAAATTTACGACTTAAAAGCTGAAGCACATGAACTACTGGAGGAATAATATGAATATTTTCGTTAATTCAATAATTGAATATCGAGATAAAGATCTTAGGATGATTTCTATAGAAAGGGTACTATGGATTTCCGATGATTTAGAAACCGCTGTTGTCATTAGAATAGATGGAAAGGAGAAATCACCACTACCTCAATTTAAGAGATACCATGAGATTATTGAAATATTAACAACCCCTTTTGCTTTTAAATTAGAAGTAGACCCTTATACGGATTTAAACTCTCCAAACGAAGAGTATTTGGACAAGCATAAATATATACGGGATGAAAAATGGAATCTTATAAAAGATTATGTTGATTATGAGCCATACATTTATGACATACCAAGACTTGAAGAGATTGTAAAAGAAATAAAAAATAAAACAGGTAAAAAAAGTAAAAGAATATACTCCGTTTTAAGAGAATATTGGATAGGAGGGAAAACAAAAAATTCCCTACTACCAAATTATTCAAAAAGTGGAGGGAAAGGAAAATCCAAAAAATTAAAAGGAAATAAAGTAGGACGACCTCCCAAAAAGTCTATTTTACTTGGGCAAGAGGGGATAGGGGTAAATGTTTTAAAAGCTGATAAAAAAATCTTTGAGATTGCAATTAAACAATTTTATAAGGGGAAAAAGACTACTCTAAAAGAGGCTTATAAGGAAACGAGAGCCCATTATTATATCAGTGGATATAAAAAAATAGATGGTGAGCTTGTCCCAACTTTATTACCGGATGAAGTAGTTCCTACCTATAGGCAATTTTTGTATTGGTACAAAACAACATACACATTTAAAGACCGATTAATTAATCGTATTGGAGAACGTCAATATCAATTAACTGGGCGCCCGACAATTGGTAGCTCAAAAAATAAGGCTGCTGGACCTGGGGACATATTTGAAATTGATGCCACAATTGCAGATATTTATTTAGTGAGTGAAATAGATAGGTCAAGAATTATTGGCAGACCAGTTGTTTATATAGTGAAAGATGCATTCTCCAGAT belongs to Neobacillus sp. OS1-2 and includes:
- a CDS encoding helix-turn-helix transcriptional regulator yields the protein MSIGERFQSLRKSIGMKQVEFAKSIGISQGTLSDIEKGKYKPSIETIISTSEEFGVTTDWLLKGDVVKFEANEKFPITAKELVDRILYAINKEKNTILAEKKMPPNVLNRMISLIIMGLYNSKSTRDELILINIFRKLKNEEKNELLLLANNILGIMELKNDEIL
- a CDS encoding TnsA endonuclease N-terminal domain-containing protein, which codes for MAKRKRNNSTEEKIKRWIKEGRGQGEGIDYKPWLKIQDVPSKGYSTRDRGWKTKRIHHFLSDLELNYFYTLEWSSNVVEIREQYPLLPLEKTLAIAEELGVEHPRESGANGPFKVITSDFFIVLRTESGIKTCIRTIKPVDHLDVRELEKFDIEKRFYKDLGIEDWKLVTDQNIPSNFIKNMDWFYDCKTIDNRPNINMELINSVAPVLYKAVKTENLGLSTLSLKYDDLFGLNQGSCLFIVKYLLANKIWETNINAIINPSKPLEIYDLKAEAHELLEE